In a genomic window of Aeromicrobium panaciterrae:
- a CDS encoding amidohydrolase family protein: MQDDQLPELAAGLGIPGLFDVHAHFMPPAILAKVWAYFDSAGPLLGRTWPITYRGTDEERVEQLRAMGVKKFSSMSYAHKPGIAGYMNDWTRGFAERTPDTLWSATFYPEPEAASYVTQLIDDGVELFKAHLQVGDFAANDPLLEPVWGAIADSSTPLVLHAGSGPAPGTHTGPAGIADVLSRHPSLKVIIAHMGMPEYSEFLDLADRYDNVHLDTTMAFVDFWDGPSPAEIAPRLVDLQDRILFGTDFPNIPYAYAHQVEALQRLDLGDEWMADVLWNNGVKLFGAP; this comes from the coding sequence GTGCAGGACGACCAGCTCCCTGAGCTGGCGGCTGGGCTGGGGATTCCCGGCCTGTTCGACGTCCATGCGCATTTCATGCCTCCGGCGATCCTGGCGAAGGTCTGGGCCTATTTCGACTCGGCGGGACCTTTGCTCGGACGGACGTGGCCGATCACGTATCGCGGCACCGACGAAGAACGCGTCGAGCAGCTGCGCGCCATGGGCGTCAAGAAGTTCTCGTCGATGTCGTACGCGCACAAGCCGGGCATCGCGGGCTACATGAACGACTGGACACGTGGCTTCGCCGAGCGCACTCCCGACACGTTGTGGTCGGCGACCTTCTATCCCGAGCCTGAGGCTGCCTCGTACGTGACTCAGTTGATCGACGATGGAGTCGAGCTCTTCAAGGCGCACCTGCAGGTCGGAGACTTCGCCGCGAACGATCCGCTGCTCGAGCCTGTATGGGGTGCGATCGCCGACAGCAGCACGCCGCTTGTGCTGCATGCAGGCTCCGGCCCGGCTCCCGGCACTCACACCGGACCTGCGGGCATCGCTGACGTCCTGAGCCGCCACCCCTCACTGAAGGTGATCATCGCCCACATGGGTATGCCGGAGTACTCGGAATTCCTCGACCTGGCCGACCGTTACGACAACGTGCACCTCGACACCACGATGGCCTTCGTCGACTTCTGGGATGGCCCTTCACCTGCGGAGATAGCGCCACGGCTCGTTGATCTGCAGGACCGGATCCTGTTCGGAACGGACTTTCCCAACATCCCGTATGCGTACGCTCATCAGGTCGAGGCTCTACAACGGCTCGACCTGGGCGATGAATGGATGGCTGACGTGCTCTGGAACAACGGGGTCAAGCTGTTCGGTGCACCATGA
- the smpB gene encoding SsrA-binding protein SmpB has protein sequence MAKEVGRKVVAQNKKARHDYHIEDTFEAGLVLTGTEVKSLRAGRASLVDGFGEVERGEAWLLHVHIPEYTQGTWTNHETRRRRKMLLHRTEIERIERRTTEKGLTIVPLSLYFKDGRAKVEIALARGKKTYDKRHAIAERTATREAERDLGRRLKGIH, from the coding sequence GTGGCTAAAGAGGTTGGGCGCAAGGTTGTTGCGCAGAACAAGAAAGCGCGCCACGACTATCACATCGAAGACACCTTTGAGGCCGGTCTGGTCCTCACTGGAACCGAGGTGAAGTCGTTGCGTGCTGGTCGCGCATCCCTCGTGGACGGATTCGGCGAAGTCGAGCGTGGCGAGGCCTGGCTGCTGCACGTTCACATCCCCGAATACACGCAAGGCACGTGGACCAACCACGAGACGCGCCGCCGCCGCAAGATGCTGCTGCACCGTACGGAGATCGAGCGCATTGAGCGCCGTACGACCGAGAAGGGCCTGACGATCGTCCCGCTCTCGCTCTACTTCAAGGACGGCCGTGCCAAGGTAGAAATCGCTCTGGCGCGAGGCAAGAAGACGTACGACAAGCGCCACGCCATCGCCGAACGTACGGCCACCCGCGAGGCGGAGCGCGACCTCGGTCGCCGCCTCAAGGGCATCCACTAG